The sequence below is a genomic window from Oligoflexus sp..
CATTCGGCGGCGGCATTCGCCGCTTTTATCGAGGGCCTGGCATGTGCCCGAGAAAAAAGAGATTACGCCGGCGCTGGTTTCAGGGGCTGTGATTTTCGGAATTGGCTGGGGATTGGCTGGTTTCTGTCCGGGTCCTGCGGTCACCGCTCTGGCGAGTTTGAGCGTGAAGCCTTTGGTTTTTGTCGTGAGCATGATCGGGGGAATGCTGATCTTCCGTGCGGTGGACCAGAGGTTGAATCTTCAGAAGTGAGATCGGAAGGGGGCAGATCCGAAAGTGGACCGGCCCACCCCAAGCCTTTTATGGATATCCTCCTCTGTGTGGGTGGACGTGAACCTGATTTCACGAGACTGCGGACCTGGTCACGGGGGGCGTGACCTTTTCCCCGAGACTACGGACCTGGTCACGGGTGGGCGTGAGCCATCACATCAAAGCGCAGACTTGAACCAACACCCGGGGCGGTAGCCCAACTCATAATTCATATATTGAGTGCAGGTGTGCTTCGCGGAAATCATTTCGGCCTCAGGGCTGTTGCGTTTGCTGCCAAGGTCTTTGCCTGGGATCAGGTTCAT
It includes:
- a CDS encoding DUF6691 family protein; amino-acid sequence: MKNGLAALVVGFIFSLGLGISGMTQPQKVVGFLDLFGNWDPSLMFVMVGAIGVHMVSYRIIRRRHSPLLSRAWHVPEKKEITPALVSGAVIFGIGWGLAGFCPGPAVTALASLSVKPLVFVVSMIGGMLIFRAVDQRLNLQK